From the Trichocoleus sp. FACHB-46 genome, one window contains:
- a CDS encoding DUF3037 domain-containing protein, whose amino-acid sequence MPNLLAYDYAIIRVVPRVEREEFVNVGVVVSCASRKFLEAHIELDEQRLIALDRNLDVEIIRDYLAAVALICVGGEPAGPIGRLPQRDRFHWIVAPRSTVIQTSRVHTGLCSSLPHVIEHLLDTMVRPCKQNKTTVTHTA is encoded by the coding sequence GTGCCCAATCTCTTAGCGTATGATTACGCCATCATCCGCGTCGTTCCCAGAGTGGAGCGCGAAGAGTTTGTCAATGTGGGGGTGGTCGTTTCCTGCGCCAGCCGCAAGTTCCTCGAAGCGCACATTGAGCTCGACGAGCAACGACTCATAGCACTCGATCGCAACCTGGATGTTGAAATCATTCGAGATTATCTCGCTGCTGTTGCCCTCATTTGTGTGGGCGGTGAACCCGCTGGACCCATTGGTCGGTTGCCTCAACGCGATCGCTTCCACTGGATTGTGGCTCCTCGGAGCACGGTAATCCAGACATCGCGAGTGCATACAGGTCTTTGCTCCAGCCTACCCCATGTGATCGAACATCTCCTCGACACCATGGTGCGTCCGTGCAAGCAAAACAAAACGACTGTAACCCACACGGCTTAG
- a CDS encoding HipA family kinase translates to MSLRTITATRYVTPLREGGSLPAIVEADDDGMYVLKFRGAGQGAKALIAELVAGEIARALGLPVPEIVWVHLDAELARTEPDPEIQDLIRASVGLNLALDYLPGSVTFDPIATKLDADLASLIVWFDAYVTNIDRTARNTNMLMWHRRLWLIDHGAALYFHHTWSNYLERSRTPFAAIKDHVLLHSASTMREVDAKITERLTLSIIESIVQLIPDAWLGEDTPFSGPQQHRAAYIEYLIRRLEAPRIFLEEAVRAQSLSV, encoded by the coding sequence ATGAGCTTACGAACCATTACTGCAACTAGATATGTCACGCCACTGCGCGAAGGGGGATCTCTACCAGCCATTGTAGAAGCCGATGATGATGGCATGTATGTGCTGAAGTTTCGAGGGGCAGGCCAAGGCGCGAAAGCACTGATTGCAGAGTTGGTGGCAGGGGAGATTGCTCGAGCCTTAGGGCTGCCTGTTCCTGAGATTGTCTGGGTTCACCTCGATGCTGAACTTGCTCGCACTGAGCCTGATCCAGAAATCCAAGACTTGATTCGAGCTAGTGTCGGGCTGAATCTGGCGCTCGATTACCTACCCGGTTCTGTGACATTTGACCCCATTGCAACGAAACTCGATGCTGACCTCGCCTCTTTAATCGTCTGGTTTGATGCTTATGTGACGAACATCGATCGCACAGCACGGAACACGAATATGCTGATGTGGCATCGACGACTATGGTTGATCGATCACGGTGCAGCTCTCTACTTCCATCACACCTGGAGCAACTACCTAGAACGGAGCCGCACTCCTTTTGCGGCCATCAAGGATCACGTGCTACTCCATAGTGCTAGCACTATGCGAGAGGTGGATGCGAAAATAACGGAACGGCTGACACTCAGCATCATTGAGTCCATCGTGCAGCTGATTCCGGATGCTTGGCTAGGGGAAGACACTCCATTTAGTGGACCCCAGCAACATCGAGCAGCCTATATCGAGTACCTGATAAGACGGTTGGAAGCACCACGTATTTTTTTGGAGGAAGCCGTTCGTGCCCAATCTCTTAGCGTATGA
- a CDS encoding NB-ARC domain-containing protein, protein MDANAKKSKRSGVASTRVRGVTLSPHGWQRFQAAKQQAESEETWGKRFTQEDLNERTGLSLNTLARILNRELGVDRQSLEILFQAFGLELTKADYTPPVAASKTLESQREDPQQDWDNAVDASVFYGRETELAQLWQWVVAERCRVVGLLGLGGIGKSTIAVKAALQMQSDFEVVVWRSLANAPSFDDLLTSLLKFLMPLQGDDPIIPTTVGGKLSKVMEYLRSQRCLLILDNAETILHSEQVGQWQSGYEAYGQFLRTVGETPHQSCCLLTSREKPREIALLEGEQSVVRSLSLSGLTPDDGRAIFQQKGAFTSSQAEWQTLVNHYGGNPLALKLVASATQDLFGGSVAEVLSYLEQGVFVFEDIRDLLARQFNRLSIEEQKILYWFAIHREPVAIAEIRENVIGAALQQTVPQQVNSLLRRSLLEKTDGLFFLQPVVLEYVTERLIQQVCTEFTTRQLDVWQSHSLIRVQAKDYILKMQLRFIVQPVIEWLLSSYRNVSEVEDRARLLLAQQRQQPEYGAGYAAGNLINLLVQLKVDLQGSDFSELVVRQADLRQINLVGVNFQNSDLATSLFSETLGVPTSVDISPDGQVFAVGDINGFVYLWDVASHQLIATFEGHRGGVWAVAFSPDGTTLASGGNDATVRLWNVQSGQCLWVSTGHTSRIWSLSFSANRQWLASGSDDQTARVWNLQGDCLHVLKGHTKNVYSVHFSPNHPILASGSKDTSIRIWDVETGKCLNVLQGHSSGIRCVRYSPDGQRLASGGLDGCIQLWIHPPNSKTHSFSPELSLRGHTNWVRNIVFSPESDTLVSSSDDGTLRLWNVQDGYCTNILGEQTVSALALAISTDGQVLISANQDRTVRLWQMPSGQSVKTLSGYTYGEHALIFSPVTVTAAQNQSDSASAGTGSPNRLLASSSSQTGTIHLWQWQVDRELLSSPPYKTLYRENSLISNLSFSLDGQTIATNGEDGSIFVWDVQTGRGDRWIAHDAPVLAVLFNPVGQTLASSSRDRTVRLWDVQTHQCLHVLQGHQSSMRAIAFDPQGQTLASGSYDQTIRLWNAQTGECLRVLEGHKGGVYALAFHPTEPILASGSFDQTIRLWDVQTGACLRTLQGHTSIAFTIAISPDGQTVASGSDDQTVRLWNLKTGECLHVLGGQASWIASVVFSPDGQILLSGSFDRTIKLWDVATGRCIKTVKGDRLYEGMNIQGATGLTTAQKTTLKALGAISR, encoded by the coding sequence ATGGATGCCAATGCCAAGAAATCCAAGCGCAGTGGGGTTGCCTCTACACGAGTCAGAGGAGTCACTTTGTCGCCTCATGGATGGCAACGATTTCAAGCGGCAAAACAGCAGGCAGAATCGGAGGAAACCTGGGGGAAGCGGTTCACACAGGAAGATCTCAACGAACGCACAGGACTATCTCTCAATACCCTAGCCCGAATCCTTAATCGCGAGCTTGGTGTCGATCGGCAGTCGCTAGAGATCCTTTTTCAGGCATTTGGGCTGGAACTCACAAAGGCTGATTATACACCCCCTGTCGCCGCCTCTAAAACGTTAGAGTCGCAGCGGGAAGATCCGCAACAAGACTGGGATAACGCGGTCGATGCCTCAGTGTTTTATGGCCGTGAAACCGAATTGGCGCAACTGTGGCAGTGGGTAGTAGCTGAACGCTGCCGCGTAGTTGGGCTACTCGGGCTCGGTGGGATTGGCAAAAGCACGATCGCCGTCAAAGCAGCGCTACAGATGCAGTCTGACTTTGAGGTTGTGGTATGGCGATCGCTTGCCAATGCACCCTCATTCGACGATCTCCTCACCAGCCTGTTGAAATTTCTGATGCCGCTTCAAGGCGACGATCCCATCATCCCTACAACGGTAGGCGGAAAGTTGTCGAAGGTGATGGAATATTTGCGATCGCAACGGTGCCTGCTGATTTTAGATAATGCTGAAACCATTTTGCACAGTGAGCAGGTAGGTCAGTGGCAATCGGGGTATGAAGCTTACGGGCAATTTTTAAGAACAGTGGGAGAAACACCCCATCAAAGCTGTTGCTTGCTGACTAGTCGCGAAAAGCCACGGGAAATCGCCCTGTTGGAGGGCGAGCAGAGCGTAGTGCGATCGCTTTCTCTCAGTGGACTCACGCCCGATGATGGACGCGCCATTTTTCAGCAAAAAGGAGCGTTTACAAGTTCACAAGCCGAGTGGCAAACCCTAGTTAATCACTATGGCGGCAATCCTCTGGCACTGAAGTTGGTCGCCTCTGCCACACAAGACTTGTTCGGCGGCAGCGTCGCAGAGGTTCTAAGCTATCTTGAGCAGGGCGTTTTTGTCTTTGAAGACATCCGCGATTTGCTCGCTCGCCAGTTCAATCGTCTATCGATAGAGGAACAGAAAATTCTCTACTGGTTCGCTATTCACCGAGAACCGGTAGCGATCGCAGAGATTCGTGAAAACGTGATTGGTGCAGCTTTACAACAAACCGTTCCCCAACAAGTAAATTCGCTGCTCCGGCGGTCGCTACTCGAAAAAACAGATGGATTATTTTTCTTGCAGCCCGTTGTGCTGGAATATGTCACAGAACGGTTGATACAACAGGTCTGTACAGAATTTACAACCCGACAGCTTGATGTATGGCAAAGTCATTCATTGATTCGAGTACAGGCGAAAGACTATATCCTCAAGATGCAATTACGATTCATCGTACAGCCTGTAATAGAATGGCTTTTATCGTCTTATCGAAATGTTTCAGAAGTTGAAGATAGAGCAAGGCTACTTCTGGCACAACAGCGACAACAGCCAGAATATGGGGCAGGATATGCGGCAGGGAATTTGATCAATCTGCTGGTGCAACTTAAAGTAGATTTGCAGGGTTCCGACTTTTCTGAACTCGTGGTGCGGCAAGCCGACCTGCGGCAGATTAATTTGGTAGGGGTCAATTTTCAAAATTCTGATTTAGCAACATCCCTGTTTTCAGAGACCTTGGGGGTGCCAACATCGGTTGATATTAGCCCCGATGGTCAAGTTTTTGCCGTAGGCGATATCAACGGTTTTGTGTATTTGTGGGACGTTGCATCTCATCAACTCATTGCAACATTTGAAGGACATCGCGGTGGAGTTTGGGCTGTTGCATTTAGTCCCGATGGCACGACACTGGCGAGTGGCGGTAATGATGCGACGGTACGGTTGTGGAATGTGCAAAGTGGCCAGTGTTTGTGGGTTTCGACTGGGCATACGAGTCGAATTTGGTCTTTAAGCTTTAGCGCTAATCGTCAATGGTTAGCCAGTGGTAGTGATGATCAAACCGCAAGAGTGTGGAATTTACAGGGTGACTGCTTGCACGTTTTGAAAGGACACACCAAAAACGTTTATTCCGTTCACTTCTCACCCAACCATCCAATTTTAGCCAGTGGCAGTAAGGATACCTCGATTCGGATTTGGGATGTTGAGACTGGAAAATGCCTAAATGTGTTGCAAGGGCATTCTTCCGGTATTCGCTGCGTGCGCTACAGCCCGGATGGTCAACGATTGGCAAGTGGCGGTCTCGATGGCTGCATTCAACTATGGATTCATCCGCCTAATTCTAAAACTCATTCATTTAGTCCTGAATTATCGCTGCGGGGGCATACCAATTGGGTTCGAAACATTGTATTTAGTCCAGAGAGTGACACTTTAGTCAGCAGCAGTGATGATGGCACCCTTCGGCTTTGGAATGTCCAAGACGGATACTGTACGAATATTTTGGGCGAACAGACGGTATCTGCTCTGGCGCTTGCCATCAGTACCGATGGTCAGGTCTTGATCAGCGCCAACCAGGATCGAACCGTGCGGCTGTGGCAGATGCCGAGTGGGCAAAGCGTCAAAACATTAAGCGGTTATACCTATGGAGAACACGCCTTAATTTTTAGTCCTGTCACAGTTACAGCAGCTCAGAATCAAAGTGATTCTGCCTCAGCGGGAACTGGATCGCCAAATCGACTACTTGCCAGTAGTAGTAGTCAAACGGGAACGATTCACTTATGGCAATGGCAGGTTGATAGAGAACTACTAAGTTCGCCTCCCTATAAAACCCTATACAGAGAAAACAGCCTAATTTCAAATTTGAGCTTTAGCCTGGATGGTCAAACCATCGCTACCAACGGGGAAGATGGCTCCATTTTTGTATGGGATGTACAAACAGGACGGGGCGATCGCTGGATTGCTCATGATGCTCCTGTGTTAGCGGTGCTGTTTAACCCCGTTGGGCAAACCCTAGCAAGCAGCAGCCGTGACCGAACAGTGCGTCTGTGGGATGTGCAAACTCACCAATGCTTACACGTGCTACAGGGTCATCAGAGCAGCATGCGGGCGATCGCTTTTGATCCCCAAGGTCAAACGCTGGCAAGTGGTAGCTATGACCAGACGATTCGGCTATGGAACGCGCAGACCGGAGAGTGCCTACGGGTACTAGAAGGACACAAGGGCGGGGTTTACGCGCTAGCCTTTCATCCAACCGAGCCGATTCTAGCAAGCGGCAGCTTTGACCAAACGATTCGATTGTGGGATGTACAAACTGGAGCCTGTCTAAGGACATTACAAGGGCATACCAGCATCGCGTTTACCATTGCTATTAGCCCTGATGGTCAAACTGTTGCCAGTGGCAGTGATGACCAAACTGTTCGCCTCTGGAATCTGAAGACGGGGGAATGCCTTCATGTGCTGGGTGGGCAAGCCAGTTGGATTGCATCGGTTGTCTTCAGCCCCGACGGTCAAATTCTATTAAGTGGGAGCTTCGATCGCACCATAAAACTGTGGGATGTCGCTACAGGACGCTGTATCAAAACGGTGAAAGGCGATCGCCTTTATGAGGGCATGAATATTCAAGGCGCAACGGGGTTGACGACGGCTCAAAAAACAACATTGAAAGCATTAGGAGCAATTTCGCGCTAG
- a CDS encoding NADP-dependent oxidoreductase, translated as MRTGINRQLRLTSRPVGDIKESDFEYREEPIPSPQEGEILVRTIYLSLDPTNRIWMSDMEQYMPPVEIGEVMRGAIIGVVEESKNQNFKQGDLVSGLLGWQDYAIAEGNSGFSLMRLPAPLPCPLTTFVGPLGFTGCTAYFGLLDIGQPKVGETVVVSAAAGAVGSIVGQIAKIKGCRVVGITGSDEKCRWLVEELGFDAAINYKTVDLESAIAQACPDGIDVYFDNVGGSILDAVLTKINLHARIPLCGLISAYNATEPVPGPYNYSHLLMKRVRVQGFIILDYIPRWSEAISDLGQWLNQGKIKYALEVVEGLGNAPKAILKLFNGNKKGKLVVKVSEEPS; from the coding sequence ATGAGAACAGGGATAAATCGGCAGTTACGCTTGACATCTCGTCCTGTTGGTGACATCAAGGAAAGCGATTTTGAGTATCGGGAAGAACCAATCCCCAGCCCTCAGGAAGGTGAGATCTTGGTACGGACCATCTATCTTTCGCTAGACCCTACCAATCGCATTTGGATGAGTGACATGGAGCAGTATATGCCTCCCGTTGAAATCGGGGAAGTCATGCGCGGCGCTATTATCGGCGTGGTTGAAGAATCTAAGAATCAAAACTTTAAACAGGGAGATTTGGTTTCGGGTCTGCTGGGTTGGCAAGATTATGCGATCGCTGAAGGAAACAGTGGCTTTTCTCTCATGCGACTACCTGCCCCTTTGCCCTGTCCGCTCACCACATTTGTGGGACCCCTGGGATTTACGGGTTGCACGGCTTACTTTGGACTTTTGGATATTGGACAGCCAAAAGTTGGAGAAACTGTGGTTGTGTCAGCAGCGGCGGGAGCAGTTGGTTCCATTGTTGGACAAATTGCCAAGATCAAAGGTTGTCGTGTGGTGGGTATAACTGGCTCTGATGAGAAATGCCGCTGGCTGGTTGAAGAACTTGGGTTTGATGCAGCGATCAACTATAAAACCGTTGACTTGGAAAGCGCGATCGCTCAAGCCTGTCCCGATGGGATTGATGTTTATTTCGATAATGTTGGTGGTTCTATTCTTGATGCTGTGCTGACCAAAATTAATCTGCACGCACGTATTCCTCTATGCGGTTTAATCTCAGCTTACAATGCAACAGAGCCTGTTCCCGGCCCTTATAACTACAGCCACCTTCTGATGAAGCGTGTTCGTGTGCAGGGGTTTATTATCCTCGATTATATTCCTCGATGGTCTGAAGCAATAAGCGACCTTGGACAATGGCTTAATCAGGGGAAAATTAAATATGCTCTGGAGGTTGTCGAGGGTTTGGGAAATGCACCGAAAGCAATCCTAAAACTTTTCAATGGCAACAAGAAGGGAAAACTGGTCGTTAAAGTCTCAGAGGAACCTAGCTAG
- a CDS encoding SH3 domain-containing protein — MLKFNKQLAALAFLTLIVVGSTAPAVATQDQSPVEQLCRLRPGIKPVCTVLVTAPDGVVIRSGPDFNDRRIGVIPYQHDVNVRVTECSGEWVKLSARPGWIHYRYLEMAGD, encoded by the coding sequence ATGCTTAAATTCAACAAACAACTGGCTGCCTTAGCCTTTTTAACACTAATTGTAGTCGGCTCTACTGCGCCAGCCGTAGCTACTCAAGATCAAAGCCCAGTCGAACAACTATGTCGGCTAAGACCAGGTATTAAACCTGTTTGCACAGTGTTGGTCACTGCCCCAGATGGAGTCGTCATCCGCTCTGGCCCTGATTTTAATGATCGAAGAATTGGTGTCATCCCTTACCAACATGATGTCAACGTCAGAGTAACCGAGTGTTCTGGCGAATGGGTAAAGCTTTCTGCTCGTCCTGGTTGGATTCATTATCGCTACCTGGAAATGGCTGGGGACTGA
- a CDS encoding PadR family transcriptional regulator, protein MDKKNTTNKPLTPAVFHILLALSTQERHGYEIMKQVELDSQSKVKMGPGTLYGSIGRMIEAGLICESDKKIDPKMDDERRIYYQITGLGKKALAAELERYHDLLMVAQQKRIFPNTFA, encoded by the coding sequence ATGGATAAAAAGAATACAACCAATAAACCCCTTACTCCAGCAGTGTTTCATATCCTTCTCGCGCTCTCCACACAAGAGCGCCATGGCTATGAAATCATGAAGCAGGTCGAGTTGGATTCGCAGAGCAAGGTAAAGATGGGACCTGGAACGCTCTACGGCTCGATTGGTCGCATGATTGAGGCGGGATTGATATGTGAGAGTGACAAAAAGATAGACCCAAAAATGGACGACGAGCGGCGGATCTATTACCAAATCACCGGGCTCGGTAAAAAAGCACTCGCTGCGGAATTGGAGCGATACCACGACCTTCTGATGGTTGCTCAACAAAAACGGATCTTTCCGAATACTTTTGCGTAG
- a CDS encoding glycosyltransferase, producing MKVLIASTAAPGHLNPLLAVANILIKHNYEVVVQTAPELRSVVEAAGVPFTPEPPATNSFTDAMPRYLELRQAKNPGLELSAFDLEYFFAKKIGGQTAGLNQALQDFPADVILADAMFFGTLPMLLGAREERPAIVHLGISVLNLFSAKNSPPQPGMSEKEQLAERERRERVFHKPAKAGVDKALAELGYGPLPCSPLESMSVLPDLYLQPGIESFQYSDDSSSSSPVHYIGLLPMPPGQPALPTWWHELDRTKRLVLVTQGTLANRNLEQLIGPALTGLAKEEDVIVLATTGGQPIESILTEIPANAHVASFLPYELILPNVDLLLTNGGYGTVNLAIAHGIPIVSAGMTEDKGEVSAHVQWAGVGIDLRTNQATAEDLRAAAREVLDNPVYRERAKELALEFASHNTEMEVLRLIEACVLKPSTV from the coding sequence ATGAAAGTATTAATTGCATCAACAGCCGCCCCAGGCCATTTGAATCCACTGCTAGCAGTCGCCAACATTCTGATAAAACACAATTACGAGGTAGTTGTACAGACGGCACCTGAGTTGAGGTCGGTGGTGGAGGCAGCAGGAGTGCCGTTTACTCCGGAGCCTCCGGCAACCAACAGTTTCACCGATGCGATGCCTCGCTACTTGGAGCTGAGGCAGGCGAAGAATCCAGGCTTGGAGCTGTCAGCTTTCGACCTCGAATATTTCTTTGCGAAAAAGATCGGCGGGCAGACAGCAGGACTCAATCAAGCTCTGCAAGACTTTCCTGCGGATGTCATTCTGGCAGATGCGATGTTCTTCGGTACGCTGCCGATGCTTCTGGGAGCACGCGAGGAACGTCCCGCAATTGTGCATCTGGGCATAAGCGTGCTGAATCTGTTCAGTGCGAAGAACAGTCCACCACAACCGGGCATGTCGGAAAAAGAGCAGCTTGCAGAACGTGAGAGACGAGAGCGTGTGTTTCATAAGCCAGCCAAGGCTGGAGTAGATAAGGCCCTAGCCGAACTTGGCTACGGTCCGCTACCATGTTCCCCCCTAGAGAGCATGTCTGTGCTGCCTGATCTTTATCTGCAACCGGGAATCGAGAGTTTCCAGTATTCGGATGATTCGTCCTCCTCGTCGCCTGTGCACTATATCGGTCTTCTACCGATGCCCCCAGGACAGCCAGCGCTGCCAACGTGGTGGCATGAACTCGATCGGACAAAGCGCCTGGTTCTTGTGACTCAGGGAACGCTCGCGAACCGAAACCTCGAGCAACTCATTGGTCCAGCGTTGACTGGACTGGCCAAGGAAGAGGATGTGATCGTTCTGGCAACCACGGGAGGACAACCGATCGAGTCGATTCTTACCGAGATTCCGGCAAATGCACATGTCGCGTCATTTCTGCCTTACGAATTGATTCTGCCGAACGTAGATCTGCTGCTCACAAACGGAGGATATGGCACGGTAAATCTGGCGATCGCCCATGGGATTCCGATAGTCTCGGCAGGGATGACGGAAGACAAAGGAGAGGTATCGGCACATGTGCAGTGGGCGGGCGTCGGAATCGACCTGAGAACCAATCAGGCAACGGCAGAGGACTTACGTGCAGCGGCGAGAGAAGTTCTCGACAACCCTGTATATCGTGAGCGAGCAAAGGAGCTGGCGCTGGAGTTCGCGAGCCACAACACGGAGATGGAGGTGCTGAGACTGATCGAAGCGTGTGTTCTCAAGCCATCGACCGTTTGA
- a CDS encoding alpha/beta fold hydrolase: protein MNTTNAQDIKPTIVLVHGAFAESSSWNGVLTQLHEKGYPTVAVANPLRGVKSDANYVASVLKSIEGPTVLVGHSYGGAVITNAVNDNDNVKALVYVAAFAPDAGETAVELSGRYPGSTLGPALAPPVAIPDGGQDLYIQQEKFHAQFAADVPVAAAQLMASTQRPIKEAAFNEASGAPAWKSTPSWFIYGDRDLNIPEAALSFMAKRANSKETIVVNGASHVVMVSHPDAVVRVIEHAATAE from the coding sequence ATGAACACTACAAACGCACAAGACATCAAACCCACTATCGTTCTTGTTCATGGTGCGTTCGCAGAGTCTTCTAGTTGGAATGGCGTATTGACCCAACTGCACGAGAAGGGTTACCCGACAGTTGCCGTAGCCAACCCTCTGCGGGGAGTGAAAAGCGACGCGAACTATGTTGCCAGCGTCCTCAAGAGCATTGAGGGGCCTACGGTGTTAGTCGGACACTCCTACGGAGGTGCGGTGATCACCAACGCGGTCAATGACAACGATAACGTGAAGGCACTCGTCTATGTTGCGGCTTTCGCTCCAGATGCAGGTGAGACTGCCGTCGAACTCTCGGGACGTTATCCTGGCAGCACCCTTGGGCCAGCGCTCGCGCCACCTGTTGCAATACCTGATGGGGGTCAAGATCTTTATATCCAGCAAGAAAAGTTCCACGCCCAGTTTGCTGCGGATGTACCTGTCGCAGCGGCACAGCTGATGGCTAGCACCCAAAGACCCATTAAGGAAGCTGCTTTTAACGAAGCCTCTGGTGCCCCTGCTTGGAAGTCCACCCCGTCCTGGTTCATTTATGGCGATCGCGACTTAAATATTCCGGAGGCAGCCCTCTCTTTCATGGCAAAGCGTGCCAACTCGAAGGAAACGATTGTCGTGAATGGCGCATCGCATGTAGTGATGGTTTCTCATCCAGATGCTGTCGTTAGAGTCATAGAGCATGCTGCAACCGCAGAGTAG
- a CDS encoding NAD(P)-dependent oxidoreductase yields MNVLVIGAAGKTGRRVVEQAIAAGHTVTAFIRDSAQYNAPPNVRVFTGDATDPATMSDATADQDAVIDTVGGKTPWRKTEIEQRVARAVVAAAKKHGTRRIIAISALGVGDSTAQATLPFRLLLLPTFLRGSTADKTAMEQAIAQSGIPYVLVRPAVLNDQPAFGSVRGLAGVEKGRQVTRADLATFVVEQLTTDTHVNRAVTIANS; encoded by the coding sequence ATGAATGTCTTAGTGATCGGAGCGGCGGGCAAGACGGGAAGACGGGTGGTGGAGCAGGCCATTGCTGCCGGCCACACTGTGACGGCCTTCATCCGCGATAGTGCTCAATACAACGCCCCGCCTAACGTTCGCGTTTTCACGGGGGATGCAACCGACCCAGCGACGATGTCCGACGCGACAGCTGATCAAGACGCCGTGATCGATACAGTCGGTGGCAAGACGCCGTGGCGGAAGACGGAGATCGAACAACGGGTTGCCCGCGCTGTCGTCGCAGCCGCAAAGAAGCACGGCACACGCCGGATTATCGCAATCTCGGCTCTGGGTGTAGGGGACAGCACGGCGCAGGCAACACTCCCGTTCCGGCTGTTGCTGCTGCCTACATTCCTGCGTGGCTCGACAGCGGATAAGACCGCTATGGAACAGGCGATCGCACAGTCAGGAATCCCCTATGTGCTAGTTCGCCCCGCCGTGTTGAACGACCAGCCAGCTTTCGGCTCCGTGCGCGGGCTCGCAGGTGTAGAGAAGGGCCGACAGGTAACCCGCGCCGATCTGGCCACGTTCGTCGTAGAGCAGTTGACTACGGACACGCATGTAAATCGAGCCGTTACGATTGCCAACAGCTAA
- a CDS encoding MBL fold metallo-hydrolase, producing the protein MIATSVMFPGVTAEKTVKPQVPGVYQFELGNFTITALSDGTVPLDLHPILTNTNQAEIDRLLDHSFLKNPVEASINVFLIDTGDKQVLVDTGSGQLFGELGGKLPRSLQAAGYTANEIDIVLITHIHTDHSGGLVVGGQPVFPAATVYVGKPDIDFWLNPANAKRSPDYQRYFTEAVKTVKPYLDRGKLKSFSGETVIIPGITARPTPGHTPGHSFFLVESQGESIEFWGDIVHVASVQFPQPEITIDFDVDPNAAAAQRAKQFADAETSRRLVAAAHVSFPGIGHIRANNQGYDWVPVDYRWRE; encoded by the coding sequence ATGATTGCAACCTCAGTCATGTTTCCGGGAGTTACCGCAGAGAAAACGGTAAAACCCCAAGTGCCGGGTGTCTATCAATTCGAGTTAGGCAATTTCACAATTACCGCCCTCAGCGACGGCACAGTGCCACTGGATCTGCATCCCATTCTGACCAATACGAACCAGGCAGAAATCGATCGCCTCCTGGATCACAGTTTCCTTAAAAACCCTGTTGAAGCTTCGATCAATGTATTTCTCATCGATACTGGAGACAAGCAGGTGTTGGTAGACACAGGTTCAGGGCAATTGTTTGGAGAACTAGGCGGCAAGCTACCAAGGTCGTTGCAGGCAGCAGGCTATACAGCCAATGAGATCGATATTGTTCTCATCACTCATATCCATACCGATCACAGCGGTGGTTTGGTTGTAGGGGGTCAACCCGTGTTTCCGGCTGCTACGGTCTATGTCGGCAAACCCGATATTGATTTTTGGCTTAACCCTGCTAACGCAAAGCGATCGCCAGACTATCAAAGATATTTTACCGAAGCAGTTAAAACAGTCAAACCCTATCTGGACAGGGGCAAGCTGAAGTCGTTTTCCGGCGAGACGGTAATTATACCTGGGATTACCGCACGCCCTACACCAGGACATACACCCGGACACAGTTTCTTCTTGGTAGAAAGCCAAGGCGAGAGTATCGAGTTTTGGGGCGATATTGTGCATGTCGCCTCGGTTCAATTTCCGCAGCCCGAAATCACGATCGACTTTGACGTTGATCCGAATGCCGCAGCAGCGCAACGGGCCAAACAATTTGCCGATGCAGAAACATCCCGCCGTCTCGTCGCAGCCGCTCATGTCTCTTTCCCAGGAATCGGTCATATTCGTGCAAACAATCAGGGCTATGATTGGGTGCCTGTGGACTACCGCTGGCGTGAATGA